In Methylomonas sp. MK1, the following are encoded in one genomic region:
- a CDS encoding ATP-binding protein yields MRVSKEELIAVLAQFNPWWRGEPIADLPDWQRAASRELNRWINHPPVHRAILLSGARQVGKTTLLQQQIDALLKQTVPAANILYATFDHPVLKLAGIEAVLEAWREREPRVDGPEYLFLDEAQFIRDWGTWVKHQIDFNKQRRIVFTGSAMPLVEADQESGVGRWHTIRLTTLSFYEYLQIKQLQLPALPPLKSLTELFDWTPPQFYRAQEIAVPYVGHFHEYLIRGGFPQTAQVESITQAQRLLREDIIDKALKRDMTALFGVRRILDLEHTFLYLCMHDGGLLNITDLSSNLEVKRPTAQHFIELLEACHLIYRLPPFGYGKDVLKGRFKIYLADAAIAPAVLLKGKSIIDDPAALGVATETAVFKHLFARYYSQNVRFTYWHGKKDREVDLVAEIGGQLIPFEVKYRAQHTGARELKGLIELCEQKKIARGYVVTKSLDDFGLMTGLPQTGETASQIMRLPAPLLCYWMGASELNQPEFND; encoded by the coding sequence ATGAGAGTCTCAAAAGAAGAACTAATTGCCGTATTGGCCCAATTCAATCCCTGGTGGCGAGGTGAGCCAATTGCGGACTTACCGGATTGGCAGCGGGCTGCTTCGCGCGAGTTAAATCGCTGGATTAATCATCCACCGGTCCATCGCGCCATTTTGCTGTCCGGCGCACGCCAGGTCGGCAAGACCACACTGTTGCAACAACAAATCGACGCGCTATTAAAGCAGACCGTCCCAGCAGCCAACATTCTTTACGCCACTTTTGACCATCCGGTGCTCAAGTTGGCCGGCATCGAAGCTGTGTTGGAAGCCTGGCGCGAGCGCGAGCCGCGCGTCGATGGCCCAGAATACCTGTTTCTCGACGAAGCCCAGTTTATTCGTGATTGGGGTACCTGGGTCAAACACCAGATCGATTTCAACAAGCAGCGCCGCATCGTTTTTACCGGTTCGGCCATGCCTTTGGTGGAAGCCGACCAGGAATCTGGTGTTGGACGTTGGCATACCATTCGGCTGACCACGCTGTCGTTCTACGAATACCTGCAAATCAAACAGCTGCAACTGCCGGCGTTGCCACCCTTAAAAAGCCTGACCGAGCTGTTCGACTGGACGCCCCCGCAATTTTACCGGGCGCAGGAAATCGCCGTGCCTTATGTCGGCCATTTTCACGAGTATCTGATTCGCGGCGGCTTCCCGCAAACCGCCCAAGTGGAAAGCATCACCCAGGCCCAGCGCCTGCTTCGTGAAGACATCATAGACAAGGCCCTCAAGCGCGATATGACCGCACTGTTTGGTGTGCGTCGCATTCTGGATCTTGAACATACCTTTCTGTACCTGTGCATGCACGACGGCGGTTTGCTGAATATCACCGACTTATCCAGCAACCTGGAAGTCAAGCGCCCCACGGCTCAGCATTTCATCGAGCTGTTGGAAGCATGCCACCTGATTTATCGCCTGCCGCCGTTCGGTTACGGCAAAGACGTACTCAAGGGTCGCTTTAAAATCTATTTGGCCGATGCCGCCATCGCGCCCGCTGTTTTACTCAAGGGCAAAAGTATCATCGACGATCCCGCCGCCTTGGGCGTGGCGACCGAAACGGCGGTGTTTAAACACCTATTTGCGCGCTATTATTCCCAGAATGTGCGTTTTACCTACTGGCACGGGAAAAAAGACCGTGAGGTCGATTTGGTAGCGGAAATCGGCGGACAGTTGATTCCCTTCGAAGTGAAGTACCGAGCCCAGCATACCGGCGCACGGGAATTGAAAGGTTTGATCGAACTGTGCGAGCAAAAGAAAATCGCCCGCGGCTATGTTGTCACCAAGTCACTCGATGACTTCGGCTTGATGACCGGTCTGCCACAAACCGGCGAGACTGCCAGCCAAATCATGCGTCTGCCGGCACCATTATTGTGTTACTGGATGGGCGCATCGGAATTGAATCAACCCGAATTTAACGATTAA